The sequence AATTAGGTGTGCCTAAAAAGGAAGGAGGGTATGAATCTGAAATATATTTTGAACCAGCTTTTATCAATGGAAACATGGTTGCTCAATGTCCTGCAAATATGGTTaaagaagaaatggagaaatgGAAAAAGCTTGATCGGCCACTTTATTGGTTGAAGGCCTTCTTTTCAATTTACAAGAGATAACTTATTGCAGCAATGAAAAATCTCTGGGTATGTCGATGTAAATGTGCTGGATAgtggtttgtttgtttttcgCTAAAGAATTTGTTTCCTTCGGTAGGCAAAGAACTCATTCTCTCTTGATGGTGGACAACCCGATGGCAGAGATGGATCCTAGATGATTGAGAGATGGGTCGGATGTGAACTTTAAATATGGTGAAGAGTCTGGGTCAGAGGAGGAGGGGTTAGAACATGACTTGCAGGAAGTGGTGAGTGAGTCTGAAGAGGGTTCGGAAGAAGGTTCGATtgtggaagaagaaaatgggggaTCGGGAGAGGAGTCGAATGAATTTTCTTCACTACTTCGAAAGAGTTTTGCGTCCTTGGCCAAAATCTATGAGAAACTTTGATGAACAGGTGGAGAGAAGTGGTGAAGTCCAAGAGCATGATGCAGGAATAGGTGCTTGGTCTGTAGTTTGTGGTCATCTCAAAAATCGTAGAGGTAGGAGAATCAACATCAAGGGTGGTCGAGTGGTTAACCTAGCTTTATCTCAGACTGGAAAAAAGTCAAAGGAGCAGATGGTGAtggcttcctcttcttttcaaaCTCTCCAAGAGGTGACAGCGATAGATGCTTTGGTAGTTGCCGCAGATAataaagaggaagatgaagagaatCATCCTAAGAGTGCTCAATCTGCTGGCCAGACTTTAAAGTCTGGTGAGGTGCAATTTCATCGAACCAATGAAGATTTTCTTTCAGCATCTGTGATGTTTGGAAAGTGCAACATAATCAGAGAcctagattccatttctttattCTAGGTGTTCTATGTTGTTCTTGCTAGTTAGCTCACTCTGCTTATGGTATTGCCATAGGTGGAGGTTGTTCAGGTATGGAgagatgggaggagagagaagctctggaGAGGTGATTCTGAATGCTGGCAATGGCCACGACCCTAAGGGTCGCAGGCCTCCTGATCGAGGCCTTGATCACCAATTTTTTGAAACCTGATTCTACAAGGGGGAAGGAGGGAGATACGCTGCCTGGGATTTCTGTGCATGGGGAAGACGATGGCAAGGATATGGCTGATGTGGATCTACCGGGATTTCTACAAGGGGGAAGGAGGGAGATACACTGCCTGGGATTTCTGTGCATGGGGAAGACGATGGTAAGGATATGGCTGATGTGGATCTACCGGAGGGAACCAACAGAGAAGAGACGAGGCGCTCCTATTCATCTATAGTGGGGAAAACCCTACCAGACATGGATAGCCTGCCTGATCCGATTCATGCTGGTGCTGATACTAAGATCATAGTTCCTcaagatgcctatgaggaaaGACTTCAGTGTTTCAGGTTTGCCTTGATTGATAGAGCAAACTTCAGACACATCTCTATGGATGATATCTGTAAGGAAACACGTGAGACCTGGAACCTCAAAGGCGATGTGAAAATGGCTCCAATGGGAAAGGGTTATATCCTCTTTCAATTTGAAAGAGAGGGCGACATGGCTGTGATGTGGCGACATAGCCTGACACGAGTTGCTAGCCAAGTGATTAGGTTCCAACGATGGAAGCCTGATTTTGATGCCACGTGAAGGATGTCACCACTAAGCTCGTTTGGATTAGATTTCCTGATCTGCCTcttgaatattggcatgagaagatcCTTTTGACCATGGCTAAGGCTGCTAGGAGACCGATTGCATTGGATAGATGCACTCGATCTGCTGCTATGGGCTCCTTCACTTGGGTTCAGGTGGAGATTGAACTGTGAGCAGGTAGAACTGATGAAATTCAAGTAGAGAGGAGTAAGCTAGGAACAGGCGAGGGCTTTTGGTTCAAGCAAATCATTATCTATGAAGATGGCATGCCCAGATGCAGTTTTTGCAAGAAGGTGGGACACTCTGTGCATTCCTGCAGACAATGGAAAGAGGAAGAAGCTAGGGAGGAGAGACACCGTGAGGGATCCACCCCTGGAGCGGTGTACTGCGAGGAAGATGGTGTTGCTCGGCATGATGGCCGCCGTAAGGGAGGAGCTCCAGTGCATGTGGCGCCTAATTCTGGAAAGATTTCTTCCCATCCAAGGGAAGGATCTCATTCCTTAATTAGGTCACCTGTTTTAAGGAATTCAATTTCTCCCAACGTTAATGGGAATCTTGATATTGTCATACCCTTGGGCGATAACTTGAATATGGAAGAGAATATTCCAAGCGGATTTGGAATTATTCCTAACCAAATCGGTGAGAAGGAGATTAATGGGGAGGATTCGGCTGATGACAATAGCTCTAGGGCCAGCTCAGCCAATGGCCAGTGGGACTTCAACCCCCTACCGATTTTTCCCATGGAAAGGTTGACCAGGACCCCATGATGATTGACAATCCGCTGGGTGAAAGTGGATACGGGTCAAGTCCATCGGACTATGACAATTACCTATCTAAGAAAGACTCTCAGGACTCCAGGGAGGAGAATGTGCATGAAGACGCTGAGGTTGAGCACCAGGGTGTAGCAGCTACTGTTGATAGGGCCCCTTTGGCTCTCACGCTCCGGCCCCGCAAGAAAGTAGTTTACACTGGTGGCCACGGGGGCTGCGGGCAGGCTCGAACTGGTAGAGTAGGGCGAGGACAGGAATGGGGTGGCCCTGAGAATGTTGTGTCGAGCTTATCTCAGTCACAGATTGTGGGAGGAAGGGTGGTAATCCAACACCAAGAGGTGGTAGCATATGACAGTGCAATCAGCCGTGTGGAGGGTGAGGCTAGACAAATTGAGAAAGGCGTCGCTGTGACGGGGCAAACTTCAAAGTTTGATTGTCAGGCCGTCCCCAAGATGTGATTTATGAAGATCCTCTTCTGGAAAattagaggaatgaagaaggcgTTCAAAAAATGTACCTTGTGTGGGTTGATTATGCAGAAGGATCTAGACCTTCTGTGCATCGCGGAGCCAATGGTGGATGTGAGTGCTTTCCCTTATTTATTctttaataaattgggttttTATGGTGATTTTATTCACAATAATTGAGCTGATAAATGTCCAAATTTGTGGATTTTGTGGAgaagaaatttaaatattctTGTATCTATGTTTGAATCTGAGCAACATGTCACAATTGCTTTGGACTGGGGATTGCATAAGATTCAGGTCTCTTTTGTTCATGCAAGCAGCTTTAGAACTGGAAGAAGGACATTATGGTTGAACTTGGTTGGTGATTCTCCCCAAGCTCCCACTCCATGGACTGTTATTGGGGACTTTAATGCTTGTTTGCAGTCTCATGAGAAACGTGGCCCAGGGAATTTCAATCTGGGATCGGCAACGGAGTTTGGCGCCATGGTCGACGCTTGCCTTTTGACTCAAGTGCCTTCTATGGGCAGGAAGTTCACCTGGTCTAATAATTGGTGCAGAGGTAATGTTTGCGCTGTTCTAGATAGAAGCTTTTGTAACGAAGAGTGGATTTCTTGTTTTCAGGACTGTTCTCAATAAGTTCTTCCTTGATTTGCATATGATCACACCCCCTTGCTTGTGGTTTCAAATATCAACCATCGCCCCCCCAATTACCCCTTTCGTTTCAACTAATTTTGGATGGACCATGTGGATTTTTAGAAGGTTGTTGCTGAGTCCTAGGCTGAATGGGTTCCAGGGTCACCCATCTTCACTCTCATGACCAAGCTTAAGTGGCTGAAAGGGGTGCTTTAGAGCTGGGCCCGATCAGCATTTCCTCACTTTGACAAAGCTCTAGATGAGGCAAAGCAAATTCTTGCCCAGGTACAGGAGGAGATTGATTGCAATGGGATGACTGACCAATTGTTCGCGAGGGAGGCCGATGCTAAAACGGCCCTAGTCAAGGTTCTAGATAATCATGAAAGACTATGGGTTGAAAAGGTGAGAATCATGTGGATGAAGTATGGGGACAGAAATCTCTAAATTCTTTCATTTATCTGCaaaaatgcaaagaaataaaaatactaTTAGAGCTCTCAAAAAGCAGGATGGATCGATCGTTGAAGGACAAAACCAGTTGGGTGACTATATTGTGGATTTCTATGAGAGATTTCAAGGAGTTAGTCCTATAGTGGATTATGTAGAACTTTTGGACAGCATCCCGATGGTTCTTCAGCAGGACGATTTATACCATCTTGACTCTCTTCCTGGAAATGCAAAGATTAATAAGGCAGTGTGGGAATTAGATCCTAATAGCTCGCCTAGCCGAAATGGCTTCTATGCTGCCTTTTACAGGAAATGTTGGAATATTGTGGAAAAGGATGTGTGCAGTGCGGTGAGATTTTTCTTCAGTACTAGCTGTATGCCCAGGGGAGTTAATAATAACTTCCTTGTCCTGATTCCAAAAGAGGACGGTGTGGTGTCCTTGGATAAATTCCATTCTCTGTGCATGGGAAATTTCTTCTGCAAAATTATTGCGAAGGTGATGGTCATGCGCTTAGAGAATCTGCTTCCCAGTCTTATTTCGGAAGAACAGGGCGCTTTTCAGAAGGGGAAGCTGATTCATGACAACATTAGCGTGGCATCTGAGCTGGCGAACCTGATGTTCTCTTCCACAAGAGGGGTGGCCTTGGTCTAAAAGTAGACATCAGGAAGGCTTACGATACTATCTCATGGCCTTTTCTTTTTCAGGTGCTACAAAGATTtggattttctgaaatttgggTAACACGGCTGCACCAATTATTGATATCAACTAAGATATTTGGCCTTGTCAATGGAGGACCGCAGGGCTTTTTTGGTGTGAAGCGAGGACTGAAATAGGGAGACCCGATCTTCCCTATGCTTTTTATCATAGCAGAAGAGGTCCTATTTAAAGGGCTGGCGAGTTTGATTCAGAAGAAAAAGCTGATGCCCATTCGAGGCCCTAGAGGCACTACCACCCCTAGTCGTATGTTATTCGCTGATGATATCTTTATCTTCTCGAATGCTTCGTCGAGGTGCGTATGAAATTTAAGATATTTTTTAATGAGATATCAGGAATTTTTTGGCCAATGCATCAGTTTTGAGAAGAGTAAGCTCTTCCTTGGGAAAATAGCTCTGTCGCAAAAGCAGGCCATATCTGAGACTCTGGGAATCCCCATCTATAGCTTCCCTACTCGATATCTTAGAGTAGAGATCTTTAAGGGAAGAGTGAAAAGGAGGCTTTGCTGCCTGTGATGGACAGGGTGAAGGGCCGGCTAGCAAgatggaaaggcaagcttctctcGATGGCCAGAAGAGTGGAGCCGGTTAGGTCATTATCTTTGGCATTCCTAAACATAGCTTTGCGGTGTATTGGTGGCCTACCTCTCTGCTCATGataatggagagatggatgaaaatttttatttggaCAGGGGAAGTGGATTCCTTGAAAACAGTCACTGTGAATTGGGACTCTGTCTGCAAACCAAAGGAGGGGGGTTTGGGTATCAAAAGACAGAGATTCGAACTTGGCAATGTTGTGCAAAATGGTTTGGAGAATCAAGCATGAAAAATCAGCTGCCAGCTCCTTCCTCAGGGCTAGATTTGTTAAGAAAGATGGTTCTTTCAATAAAGGTTGCCGGTCATCCTCTATTGCCTTGGGCATTAGCAAGGTGTGGAAGACGATGGAGATGATTGAGAGATGGGTTATTGGGAATGGTGGCCTTTCGaatttctggaaagataaaTGGTGGCATCCCAAATCTATTCTTGAAGAGATTCAG is a genomic window of Macadamia integrifolia cultivar HAES 741 chromosome 13, SCU_Mint_v3, whole genome shotgun sequence containing:
- the LOC122059082 gene encoding uncharacterized protein LOC122059082 — protein: MGTEISKFFHLSAKMQRNKNTIRALKKQDGSIVEGQNQLGDYIVDFYERFQGVSPIVDYVELLDSIPMVLQQDDLYHLDSLPGNAKINKAVWELDPNSSPSRNGFYAAFYRKCWNIVEKDVCSAVRFFFSTSCMPRGVNNNFLVLIPKEDGVVSLDKFHSLCMGNFFCKIIAKVMVMRLENLLPSLISEEQGAFQKGKLIHDNISVASELANLMFSSTRGVALV